In Diceros bicornis minor isolate mBicDic1 chromosome 21, mDicBic1.mat.cur, whole genome shotgun sequence, the sequence CAACCTTCCCAGGAAGGCCTTCTGagaccaccctatttaaaatgccacccccaccccggaATCCCTACcctccttcctttatttttccccacAGCACCTATGTCATCTGCCTCATGTCAACTTACTTGCTTCTCATCTGCCTCCCCTTGTGAGACAAGGCCTGAGGTCTAGTTATTCATGCAGTACCCCCAGGGCCTGGCATCCAGCATATGCTCAGCAAGGATGTGTGGAATAAAGGAGTTGATCCACGATGTGGGTGACTCTGCAACCAGTAAGACCGCGTTGTGGAAGATCAGAAAATGTTCTTGCTACATCACTATGTGAAACAAGCAGACtgtaagcagaaaaataaacCTGGCAGCACACACCCCAGCACATTAACCCTAGTTTCTTTCCGAGTCATAGAATTATGGGtggttcttatttttctttccatttttctgattTTCCCAAGACTTATTACTTATTTACAAATGTGTATTGCCTCTGCGGTTGGGGGAAAGTTCTTTAAAAGCCAATAAATATAATTCTGCTCTGGCCAAGTGTTCACAGAGAAGGCAcaagcccctccctccctccctccatgcccCTCCCTCGACAGATACTTGAGCTCCTGTGTTTGGGAGGAGGTCTCTGGGGTATCCTTTTCTGTGAGGCTTGAGCCTTCTAAATAGTTACCGCTTTGTAAAGCAACATCCCCTTTAGGCATCAGTTAACGGAAAGCCTGCAGTTATGATGCCATGAGGTGACATTTGGCAGGAGAGCCCTGTTAACATGTAAGGATATAATGGCTACTGAGGATGATCTGAGAGGCTTGGTGGACAGCACAGACTGCAAACacacagagaagcagaaccacaccactgtcAGCTAGCCCCCACCAGGCGGGCTGTCCAGGGCAGGCTGTGGGCAAGACCTGCCTGGGCCattgctgctgctcctgctgacACATTGATCTCCTGTCCTCCTCACCCTGACAAGGCAACCAGAGCATCTCAGACGACAAGCGTCTCAGGGGAAGACCTAGCCCACCACACCTTAACACACACCACCGGGCACTGCTAGAAGGGGGAAGTTACCACTGCTGGTTCTTGTTTGCTCATATCTGGGGAGTGCGTGTCCTCAGGGAGCAGCCGCCTGCTTAGAGGGGAAATAACCTGCTTTTAGTTCTATCTCTGGAATCAGGAAATACGTCTTTAATCAAATGAAAACAGTGCTGGGTTGAGAAACAGTGTCAGGAGAGAAAATAGCAAGGAGAGGGGAGTGCTAACTTAGATGGaggatcagggagggcttcttggGGTTACATTTAATTGGGGCCTGGAGGACAAGCAGGAGTCATTTTTCCCTTCGATTTAGAATAAAACTTCTGTTCCTAGGGGGCCTAGGGCACCTTGCCCAGCTGCCTTGCCTGCCCCCTTGCTCACTacactgcagccaggccagcctTCTCTCCGTTAACTCAAACCAGCCAAGGCCATTCCGGTGCAGTTCTCTTCGCCTAGAAGTTTCTCCTAAGGGATCGGCAAGGCCTCTCAGCCATCAGGTTTCAGTTCAAATGTTAACTCCTTggagaggtcttccctgaccacccataGCTAACCCTGACCCCTGATCTCTCAAAACTCTATCCCCttggtttattttcttcatagctctTGTCACGGTCAAAAACTTTGCTTACTTGTTTATTGCCTCTATTACAAAATACGCTCCGTGAGGCCAGGGCCGCTGTCTGTTCACTGTGTAATCCCCTGGGAAGAGTGCTCTGGACACGGTGAGTACTTCCTAACTACTGACCGAATGACTGTCGTCCAATGAGTGACTCAACCGGGGAGGGGAGGAACCGCACAGGGTGAAGCGTGAGAGGGAAAGGGCGCCGGGCTGACATTTCTCCGCCAGAAACGAGGGCGAGGGAGAGGCCGCGCCGGGGGCGGCCAGCGCACCTGCTGCTCCCGAGGGGGTGCGCCGAGGGGATGCAGACCCGGACAGAACCggtcctcccacctccctcccctgcaGCCGCAGCTCTGCACGACCACCCATGCTCCGGGGACGCAGGACTCGGGGCCCGGCCCGCACGCCTCTCGCCCCAGCCGGGGGAGCGGGACCCCGGACCCTTCGCCCACCGGACCCTCCCCAAGGCCTGGCACCCAACGAGAAGAGAGGGGCCGCGGCCGGCTGCGGTCAGTCCCCTGCGGTGCTCAGAAGACTGCgaccccaggccccgccccgtgGCCGGAGCCGACTCACCACAGGCCTCCGCCCTGCACAGCGCCGAGTGGCGCCGGGCGCCGGGCGCAGACACCTCCGGTTCCGGCCCGTCCCCGGAAACGGTCCGCAGCGCCGCTCTAGGAGGCTCGGAAGAACACGCATCTCCATGGTGCCCTCCGGGTCCGTGGGCGAGGGGCGGGGTTATCGCGAGAGCCGCGCGCGCGGGGCGAGGTCCCATCCGCCAGGTCCGAGGGCTGGCCGGCTGCCGGATCCCCGGACCCGAAACCGTGGGTGCACTATCGGGGAGCAGACGCCTTCAGCGGAGACGTCTAGAAGTCTAGGGAGAACGTCGAACATCGCTTCAGGGACCCAGGTTCTGAGGCAGCGCCCCTCCCTtttcaacttttattttgaaataagtagAAAAGCACAGCAAGTGGCAGAGGTGGTACAGCGAGGTCCCGGGAATCCTTCCCCACTTCCCCGCTTTTTAAAAACGCTCCTCCACGGTCGTGTCTTTCTACTTTTTCTGAGACTCGCAGTAAAAACTGCTTTACGTTGTGACCCAGCACGCGCATTCCTCTATTTATGGATAAGTGCTTATGGGTATATTACTTAAACAGCTCTTACAGAACTGTTCACTCTTACGGTTTGCCATGCAATCTCAAAtactttctttaaatgttttctcatttaaaaaaagtgCAAAGGCAGGGACTACACCTTTTTGAAGACAGAGGGAACATTAGCAATAGCTGAAATCTACTAGGCCACGAGAGAAGCATCTGTGTTGTAGAGAATCAGCATCATACCAACTACAttctctgaaaataaaacactaaatttAGATACGGCTAGATAGTTTAAACAAATCTTCTATGTTTGTAAACTGAATAGCAACCTACTAAGTAACTCTTcggataaagagaaaatcatatAGGACACTAAGAGATACTTAGAATGCAAAGAGAATGAATACACTTTGCAGGATATTTACAGGGAAATTaatatatgtatcatatatatattatgtgtgtgtatgtgtatatacatacaactttCAGCACATATATTCAACTACTATAAACATGCATGAAAGAACTGATTCTTGTTTTTGTTGATTTTAAAGTTTGTTCTGTTTATCTCaagatgtatattttattttctttcacttttgttttgtttgggatatatatattttgtttactcCAATTTTACCCCAAGTATTAGCTGGACTCCCCTTTTCTCCTTGGAGATATGGGCTTGGACCCCATCCCTTCCAGGGCTTTTGGAGGTCTGAAGACTTCCTAGGAATTTTTACCAGTTCCCATGCAcacttttaaaaaacacagtttTTAGAAGTAGAATACAgagaaaagaattacaaataCCTTCAGCATACAGCACAATGAGTCTTCACACCCTGAATGCCCTGTGAAGCTAGCACCAAGTCAACAAGCTGATTGAGCCCGGGACCTTGAAGCCTCCTGGGGCTCCCTTCTGGTCAGTCTCTCAGACCACCTCTCCTGTCTGCACCTGAGCGTGGCCACTGTGTGACTTCTGCAGCCCTggtgatttttgtgtgtattcactcatttatccctcacaataaccctatgaaagAGTATTACTCTTCCCATATTAAAGATGACAGAAGCATAGTGTTCTGTGATTTGCCTGAGGGCAGgtgatgctgggggtggggagccaagcagaacaagacagaagaggGTCATGATTATGTGCGTTTATACCAAATACTCGTATGTGTATGTGACAAGAAACATTTACagaacaaatttaaaaggaaatgcataaatcatttctaagaaTAAAGTTTGAAATGCAGGGAAGAGGTGACATTGGACAGCAGGAGAGAGGGCACCGTGGCTgaccagcatgagcaaaggcaccttgtgtgtgggggggcatcTGGGGCAGAGGCAGGTGGGGCCCTCTTCAAGGCTGGAGAACCCCATGCCCAGTGCAGCTGGGCCCACCCAGAGTGGCCACCATCCTCGGGTTACCCAGCTCTGCAGAGCCCCTTTTGTGTGCCAGGCTTAGTGGCCTCACATGGTGGTGAACATTTAGATCAGCAAAACAGAGCCAAGTAACAGGTCTCTGGACTGTGGGGGGACGCCAGCCAGGACCCCTGTCTCTGCAAGGACAGATGCACCGAGCATGAGGCAGGGGCACGATAAAAATCAGGTGGGTGTCTGCATCTCCTAGAGCCCCACCAGTGGCTGCCCTCCTTTGAGTCCACACCTGCCACCTCCAGGTAGGCCTTCGGGTGGAGCCCACCTGAGCAAGACCCCCAGAGCAGCACTTCTTGAGGCTTCTCTTGGCCCAGGGCCCCGAGTGGGAGCTCACAGCTGCCAGACACCCCCTGGGGCTCCTGGGCTGGCATTGGTGCCTGTCTCACCTCAGACTGTGGCACTGACCATCCACCTGTGGCAAGGCCCTGGACCCACACCCTGCAGTGGGCCTGGTCAGCCTCTTTCTGGGCGCATCCAGGGCCTCGGTAGCTGGCtcctgggcagagggaagagttgGGGGCCCTGACCCCCAATACTCCATTCCAGGGACCTGTGAGACCCTCTCAAGGATCCCACAGCCCACGTGTCCAAGCACTGTCCCCACCTCCAtcccactctccctctgcccttctggTCCTCCAGGTCTATCCTGGGCTGACCCCAGAACTCCTCACTCTGCCCCAAGGAGGCCCAGgtgcccctcagcccctggccctgCTGTGGGCTGTGCTGCCTCCTGTTGCCCCATCCCTGCCAACCTTGCTCTGTTGTCTCTCTTGGGGCCTCCTGCACCAGCCCCTCTGCTCCCCAGTGGCTTCAGCACGTGGCCACATGCCCCCCACTCCTGTCACCTTCTCATGATGTCATTCTTGCCTCTGCCCCTGCAGGGCTTACCTGACCACATTGGTGCTAGCAAACACCACGGTGGAGTCCAGAGGGCAAGCCTCTCCGCCCACTGGGACCCCTGCCCTTACTCCCTCCCTACCTTGTTGGCTCTCCCTCCACGGCCTCACCTGCATACTCAGGAGCCCTGCTCACGAAgctctccctgtccccacctgCTGACAGTTCTCACTCAGACAGGGGTCCTACTTCTTTTTCTGCTAACTCCAGGGACCCTCCCCTGAAGGACCCCTCCCACTCCTCAGGAGCTCCACTCCAGGAAGCCCCCTCTCCACAGCCCCCCAGGAGGCTCCCTGCCCGGGTAGACTTGCACTTCATCTCCAGCTCAGAACCGCCCCCCCACGCCCCCCTACTTCTCGGCTCCAACCCCACCCACCTCCTCCCGACAGGGTTCTGGGCAGGGCTACTCATCCAGTCTCCCTTTCCTCGTCTTCTCAGCAGCGTGTGACTTCGTCcaccccctccctcttccccgcCCCTGGGACCCCCAGCTTTGCCCTCCCCATGTCTCGGGCTGGCTTCCCCTCCTCTACCTGCCTGCGCAGGGCAGGGGGGTGGTTCTCTTCCTCCCTGGGGGCTCACCCATCCCAACTGAGACTCTCGTACCTCTGCTCTCGCCCCGTGTGTCCGCGGCTCCCACCTCGACCCCACCGACGCCTCGACCCCACCGACGCCTCGCCCTGGTCCCTCCAAGCCAAGACCGAGATGCCCCCGTCTCTCTCCCCAACACCCACATCCAGGTATGGCCGCTCTGACCCCTCCGAGGACCCAGCAGGGCACAAACTCCCGCCGCGCCGGCGGGAGTCGGACATTTGCAATCTGTTGCCCAGACCGTCGTCTTCTCACTCTGTAAGCCAATACGTTCCCCGAATCACCCCACCCCTTTCCTTAAAAGGGGGTCCTCAGCCTGAAAAGAGGCCCTCACCCACCGCTACGAGGGGCCCTCGGCCTACATGGGGGCTCTCACCAGGCCAAGACCGGTGCTCTGCGACCCCGCCCCCGGAATGAGTCGCTCAGTCGGGGGCCGCGTGACTCCGGACAAGTCATTCAACCTCTAGGAGCCTCCTCGGCCGCTCAGTGGGCGACGCCCACCCCCCCAGTAGGCCACAGTGAGGGCCCGGcgcccctccaccctcctcccGTACCCCGCCCACACCACGGCCCCCCCGCGGAAGAATAGCCTCCAGGACAAACTGCAGGACCGTGGACCCGGCGGGCccagctccccaccccccagtGCGCCTGCGCGGACGCCCCGGCGGCGGGGGAGGTGCTGCGGGGGCCCGCGAGAGGACTACAGATTCCGGCGTGCACTGCGCTCCCGGCTGTGGTGCCTGCCCGGAAGGTCGAGCGGCTCTCGGCCCCGCCCCGGAAGATAAGGCGTGTAGCGTGCGCCCCGTCTTCTTTTTCGGCCGCGCTCCGCAGCAGGTAGGATGTGTTTGTGGTGAGATGGCCTCAGCGCCATCCACCGCCATCCGTCGCCCTGGGGCCCGCGCGAGACCCCGCCGACTCCTGAGGGGACGCCGGGGCGCACGGCCGGGGATGGGCGCGCGCAGGGGATggggcctggagggaggagcCGAGGTGGCGGGGGTGCCTGGGCCACCCGGGCGCTGACCGTGAGCCGCCTCCAGACTGCCGCCATGGGCCGCGTGATCCGGGGGCAGAGGAAGGGCGCCGGCTCCGTGTTCCGCGCGCACGTGAAGCACCGCAAGGGCCCCGCTCGTCTGCGCGCCGTGGACTTCGCCGAGCGGCACGGCTACATCAAGGGCATCGTGAAGGTGCGGGGCGGCGGCCGGGGTGGGTCGGGACACGGGGCGCCCCGCCGGGATCCCCCGCTCACGCCGCCTCGGCCCGCAGGACATCATCCACGATCCGGGCCGCGGCGCGCCCCTCGCCAAGGTGGTCTTCCGGGATCCGTACCGGTTTAAGAAGCGGACGGAGCTGTTCATCGCCGCCGAGGGCATCCACACTGGCCAGTTCGTGTACTGCGGCAAGAAGGGTGAGCCTCGCGCCTCGAGGGACGgtcggggtggggagggggcggagGGTCGCCTGAGGAGGCTCACACTCCTCAAGGGGGAGGAACAGGTAGGAGCCTCACCTGGTGAGACCTGCTTGCCAAACGTACCCAGGGGGTGGCCGGAGAGGACGTTGAGTGCTGCGCCGGCTGTTTTGGGGGCTGTCTGGAGTGAGTGGATTTGGTTTGCCTCTGGCTAGCAGTAGTTAAGACAGCCCTTGCCGTGCTGACTGCCCCATGCTGCTTCCCTTTGCAGCCCAGCTCAACATCGGAAATGTGCTCCCGGTGGGCACCATGCCGGAGGGCACCATTGTGTGTTGTCTGGAGGAGAAGCCTGGTGACCGGGGCAAGCTGGCCCGAGCTTCGGGGAACTACGCCACTGTCATTTCCCACAACCCCGAAACCAAGAAGACGCGAGTGAAGCTGCCCTCGGGCTCCAAAAAGGTTATCTCCTCGGCCAACAGAGCTGTGGTCGGTGAGTGGCAGACAGCAGCTAGATCCTGGGCCCTGGAACCACCTGCCTGCTCCACTATAAGTGTAGGCTTTATAAGTTTGAGCACGTTGTGTAGTCTCTGAGTTCTAATGTCCGTAAAATGGACGCAGTAATACCTGCTTTATCGGTCGTTAAGAGTTGAATGAGACTGGGATCAGCCAGCTGGGGCTGGTCAGGCAGATTGGTCTGCACTCTGGCATAACCTGGACTTAGGTGATTCCCGTTTTTGCATCCAGTTAGTTAACAGCCTTTTGAAAGATGTGATTTCTTTAAAGCCACCCAGTAAGGGTGTTAagaaggatttgaacccaggtttgttCACTTTGCTGTTTGGCACCACCTTCGACTCCCTGTGGCAAACCCAGTCCTGCATGGGGGAGACTTTTCAGGATATATTCCTAGAATGGGCAAAACTATGGCTAAGATGTGGCAGACTGAGTCAGCCATCCTGTTGGGGAGTGGGGTTCAGAGGTTGAGTGACCTGTCCGGTGTCAGGCGGTGAAGCAGGGAAGGGTTCCCTGAAGAACTGGGGGTTGAGACGGGCATTCCAGATGACGTGGGCAAAGGCCTGCCTGGGCTGCCCCAAGGAGCCTGAAGACACTAGCACGTGACGGGCTGCAAGGGGTTCACTGCTTGGGGGTAGTTGGAAGGCAGTACTGCAGCTCCTGGGAGCTGTGTGGTGGTGTGTGACAGGAGAGAGAGGGTGATGAGTACAAGGAGTGGGGCCCTTTCAAGGACCCAGCAGGGGATGTTCTCCCTGATGGCAGAGTCCTGCAGTGCTGGCGAGGGTGTGATACACCTCCCTGAGGTGCCTGATCTTGCCAACAGGTGTGGTGGCTGGAGGAGGCCGCATTGACAAGCCCATCCTGAAGGCTGGCCGTGCCTACCACAAGTATAAGGCAAAGAGGAATTGCTGGCCACGTGTGCGGGGTGTGGCCATGAATGTAAGTAGCCCAGAAATGGGTGGTGGGGTGTTCAGGGTACGGGCATCACAAGGCTGAGTGGACAAGTCCCTTCCTGGAGTGTTCCCTCTCTGGTAGGTAGGGGGTCTGTAGTGTGAGCCTCCGGGCGATGGTTTGTAGGCAGAGGCCAGTTGATCCTGCTTTTCTCCAAGCCTCCTGAGGTAGGTCGGGGCCACCCCCGCGTAACACCCCCTTTCTGCCTGCAGCCCGTGGAGCATCCATTCGGAGGTGGCAACCACCAGCACATTGGCAAACCCTCTACCATCCGCAGAGATGCCCCTGCTGGCCGGAAAGTGGGTCTCATCGCTGCCCGCCGGACTGGCCGTCTCCGGGGAACCAAGActgtgcaggagaaagagaactaGGGCTGGGGCCTCAATAAAGTTTGTCCTTCCACCACCGAGCTGTGTTTGCCTGTGGTTTTAGAGGGTAGGACTCCTGCTGGGAGGAGGACAGCCCTGAAGCTCTTGGTACAGCAGAAGGAACGGAAGGGAGATGCGCCAGTGACCAATGGAAGCtcgggagagaggaggggaggtgcTAGGTTGTTTCAGACCTTGACTCCTGGAACCCCCTCACGACCTGGGACATGGAGCAGAGAAGCCCACCCATGAGAAATGGAGCCCCCACACCATTTATTACCTTGCCTTCAGCACTTGGAGAGTCTCAGTGAGAGTGTGGACGTTGTGCCAGAGCGCTGCTCCTGAAGCTGTGGTTTCAAAAGCAGGGAAGCTGTCTTTCAGTGGAAGGACCAGGACTGAGTCAGGCAGGTTTCTCAGAACAAATGGGCTTTCTGTTGGGCAACAGCCCACAGCATGTTATCCCAAGCTTGGTGACACGCTGGTGAAAGCTGATAGAACAAGGCAGATGCTGCTGAGACTTGCCACGAAGGTGCGAGTGGAGGTCCATCAATGCCTCAGAACCAGAAAGTTCTGGTCCCAGAAGTCAGCCAGAGCCCCTCTGCTCCTGTCATTCCCCTTGTGAAAGGAGTTGTAGGGCTGACTGCTGGAGTGGCaggcggggtgggggcggggggtggatgGCAGGCTGAGGTGAGATGCTTCCTCTGTAgcctgctggtggaaatgcattGGCCAGAGAATCTTCTGGCCTGCCAGAGTCTCAAATCAGGGCTGTTCAGAGAGGCTGTGTGAGCCGGCCCCTCCTGGGTGTTAAGGCCTCCCTATAGCTGCCAGCTGGCACCTTGCTTTCATGGTCCACATCTCTAGCATGAGCCTCACCCCCAGTTCTCACCTTTCCTGAGCCCCATCTCGGTCACCCATGGTGCGGAGGCCGTGACCCCAGCAGAGCTAGGACCTGGATCGTGTAGAAAACACAGGAAGGCAGTGTTTGCAAGAGCACGAGGCATGGTCGCCTGGACATAACCTGGCACTGCTTTACTGCTTCCTTCTCGATAAAGTGGCCTGGGGCCTTGGCCAAAGAACTGACCCTATGGTTTTGTTCTAGCACCAGTCAGGCTCCCGAGGAGTCCCTTTCTGTAGTTAGAGTGGACACTGGGCCCTCTAGGAGTTGGGGCTGGGGGCAGTGAGTTCAATTCGAACATGGGCTTTGACCAGTGAGCATCTTCACCCAGCATTCTGGGTGATCGCGGCCTGAGGAAGGGTGTGGTTTTCTGTGAAGGAAAGCCTGACCTTTTGGTGGTTGCAGTGCCTTTAGCGGCTCACTACGGAGAGATTTTCACTGACAAAGAGAATTACTGTAATGTTAGTCTTCGAAATCCGTTCTGAGGCCTCGAGGTCATGGTTCTGGGTTGCCAGCTGTTGGCAGCGTTCCGGATTTACGGCGCTGCATTTACCGTTCCTCCAGGAGGCCGGCCACCGAGACGTGAGGTCCGTTTTCCAGAGCGGCCCGAGGGCGCCACCTCCCAGGGCGCAGGGGCTACGTCACTTCCGGCTGGGTTCGATTGGCGGGGCCGGTGGGGGAGGCGGGGCTTGGCAGGGCGGCAGTTCTGCTGCGCCCAGGTGAGTGCGGGCCCGAGGGAGGCGGGTGCGGACTCTATCTTGGCGACGGCGGGGAGACTGGGGGCCGGGGCCTGTCCCGCGGTCGGCGACACCTGCTACCCCGGAGTCCCCCGGCGGGCCCCGTCCCCCGTCCCGCGGCCTCTCCACCGGACTCCTCTTCCCAGGTCTCTCTCTTCCCCGGGACTCTGCCTTTCCCGGCGCTCCCCGCCGACCGCCCTTGCTGCTCCGAGTTCCCGGGGCCGGCCTTGCCCCGCACACGCTCGGGGGCTGTGTTCCCGCTTCTCCGCCGGCCGGGCCCCTGATTCCGCTGCCGCTCCGGCCCCCGCCCCGCTTCCGCCCCCTCGTGGCTCCTGGCTCGGGGTAGCTGATCCCGGCACACGCTCCCTGTCGACCCCAGTCCaagccccgccccgcgccccccgCGGACGCTCCTCCTGtttcacccccccacccccgcgcggGCGCGGCGGCCCTCCtggcaccccccccacccccgcgcggGCGCGGCGCCCCTCCTGGCACCCCCCCCCTACCCCCGCGCGGGCGCGGCGCCCCTCCTGTGGGCCGAGGTTCCTCCCCCTCCCACTGGCGCCGGGGCCTTTCTGCCAGAGCCACAGTTTGGTTTCTCTTCGTACAGGCCTTTGTTCAAGGTCTGAAACCTTTATATTTGCCCCGTGGTTTTGTGCTTTTAATATATgttgaaaaaaatcttattcgagaaaatttaaaataaaagaaaatacagagaatggGTTAGCAAACACCAGTGAAGGGGCTTGCCGGTTTCTTTTTTGCCACATTTGTTTcaacctgttttattttttttaatttacgaAAACTGTGAAATGAAATCACTCTTGGATCCCGAGTCCTAGTCTCATTCGCTTCCTCAGGCAACCCCTGTTTTGAATGATATCCTTTCAAcattttcctttttggttttactgagatataattgacaaatgggAATGCTGTATATTTAAGGTGGACAACCTGATGTTTTTATCTATGTATACGTTGTAAAAGAAACAGTCACCACGTTGAACCTAatgtatccatcacctcacaaaggtaccattttctttgtttttttctttgtggtggggacacttaagatctactctcttagcaaatttcaaagtGTACCATGCAGTGTTGttcactatagtcaccatgctgtgcttcgggtctccagaacttattcatctgcAAGTTTGTGTTTTGACCaacatctttccattttctcCGACCTCCAcaccctggcaactaccattctactctctg encodes:
- the RPL8 gene encoding large ribosomal subunit protein uL2, which encodes MGPGGRSRGGGGAWATRALTVSRLQTAAMGRVIRGQRKGAGSVFRAHVKHRKGPARLRAVDFAERHGYIKGIVKDIIHDPGRGAPLAKVVFRDPYRFKKRTELFIAAEGIHTGQFVYCGKKAQLNIGNVLPVGTMPEGTIVCCLEEKPGDRGKLARASGNYATVISHNPETKKTRVKLPSGSKKVISSANRAVVGVVAGGGRIDKPILKAGRAYHKYKAKRNCWPRVRGVAMNPVEHPFGGGNHQHIGKPSTIRRDAPAGRKVGLIAARRTGRLRGTKTVQEKEN